The window TAATGGAGAGGCTTCAGTATCCCTTTCTTCCTCTGAATCTTGCTCTGTTATCCAGCTTTTAAGAAGAAACAAGTTTTATATTACAACCATTAACACTCTAATACAACTACCAGTTTTATTGGTGCCTTACAAAAAGGCACTAGAGACAGAACCATTAAAAAGTTATGACCCTtagtttattttaaattgttatatgCCATCATTCCCAGATTtaagataaaaatgcaattaaaaactcACCAAATAAAATGAACACAATGAAAACAATAAgctcagcaataaaaaaaaacaatttttaaggCCATAAGTCTCACCAGCCTCAGGAAGTCACTGCAATTGAGGTAACTACACTATGAGGATCCCTAGCTGTTGATAATTTTACCATATATATTCACAGCAGTCAATAATGAAGAAAGCATGTGCTGATAAAAAGATCTTAACTGGAAATGGGGATTATATAGAGAGGGGGCATATATAACGTGTGTTGTTTCAAGCTGGTACAGTCTTAGAAAAACAGCAGTGCATACTGGATATGTTCATACCAGTCTCCACATATCCATCAGATAACAACAGGCTGTGGCAATATGCATCAGCTGCAGTTTTCAAACAATCTTCAAGTGAAGTGCCATATTAAAACATTCACAGCAGTCAATCCTCAAACTTATGAAAGCACAAGTTAGCATGGTGAGATTTCCTTGCTCTAAAATGGGTCAGCTGCACAACAGATGCACTTGTTAAAAGGCACACCTTGTCACTGACGCTACCTGTTTTTCCAGAACTCTAAGGCTCTGAAGATGTTTCAGTGCAGTGTGTACTCAAAGAAGACATAAATACCAATTCTCCCAAAAGCATTGGGTTTGCCCAACAGCATAACCCCCATCTTGTCTGGATTTAATTTACATCTGTTTAACCTCACCCATTATCCCATAGTATCCAGACACTGCTGAATTTAGGGCCAAGACCAGTGGCCACTCATGGacactgaaagaaataaacagctGAGTGTCTTCAACATACTGACAACACCCAGCTTCAAAACTCCGGGTAATTTTTTTATAGCACAGAGACTTGACAGACAGTGCAGATCAATTCCTATGGTGTTGAACTACCCTCCAATTAAGACATTCCAAATGCAGTCCCATGAAATGATTTATATCATTGGATTATGAGCCCAGGCAGCCAGGCAAGAAGTTCAAGCTACTACAAGAATGTTTTGGCTTATAGTATAAAAAGTTACTAAGCAGTCAGTGTAGAGCTGACACCTCCTATGCAGATGACTGAGAGAAAATTGGATGCTGAGCTGACGCCAACGCCAACCCTGTCTCCAAGGACATGGAGATGCCAGCACTTATGCAAACAAATATTGCACACCCAACCCATTCAAAAGAGTGCCTGGATGCCTGCCCAGTCCCTGGACTCTGGCTGGCTGCTATGCTAAGAGCTGTCCCTGCCCTGCTCTTCAAAAAGAAGATACAGGGGGCATGTTGGTTGTTGGATCAATGTCTTAACTTGAGCGTTACCATGTGTCTATACCTATTATGACCTCCTGCACCTTCAACCTGTGCCTTACTTATGTACCAATTTGATTCATGTGTTAAAATCTCTTGCAGAAACTGAACGGGGAGTTCATATTGTTCTTCTGGCAGCGAGTGCCAGGACATcatgcttcttttatttattttaaaatatggttaacttttcctcaataaatttctgtatgttgttgttcagtcgttcagtcgtgtccgactcttcgtgaccccatggaccagagcacgccgggcacgcatatctttcactgcctcccacagtttggccaaactgtataTTTTAACCTAATATTTACCTAAACTGCCACACTAAATATCCCATGGCTTTTATTTTAGCTGTTACCTTTCATGATCAGTGGAACAATAATGCtactgtaaataaaacaaaagcaacacttGCAAGCAATAACAAATTTGTAACACCCTTGATATTGTTAcaacaccaccccaatctccacaaGTGGTGCAATATTCCAGGGGCTGCAGGTGTGCTTACCTTGGTCTGCGTTCCCTTTTGGGGCAATGAGACACAACAGAGACTctgctgtttttttaatatatggttttatttgcacatatatacaacttgcACCTAGATGAAGGGATTGCAGAGCACTCACATCCTATGAGGGCCTGGCTTCCCCCTTAAGGGCAGCACTGGATTCAAAGGTGAGCAAAAGCCATCCTCTGTCTCTCTTACAGCCTGTCATATCCCCAGCTCACATGGAGGCTGTTGGCAGTGAGATGGAGGGGCAAAAGTCCAAGGACATCCCCACAGCCTAGTCATTCAAAATTGAAACCCTAAACCTGGCTTTTGCCTCTGCCCACTAGCACCCAGCAGAGAAGGGGTCCCAATACCCTTGCCTGGCAGTCTTGCCCTCTGATGGTTTTCTTGATGGGCATCACCAGCCTTTGCCTCCTGCTCATGGCCCATCCAGTTAGCTCTGCACAGCTGGCTTGGCTTGTTAGCATAACTAAGTCGATGGGGTTTCTGTTTTCGGCAAAGTTTAATCAAACTCtgattaattctaacttttactACATCCAGAAATTATGAGGAGGATCTGACACTCAGGAATTTAGGGGAATTTGGCCCCCAACAAACCTgtaacaattaaaaatatttcaatCGTGTCTTATATGTAACATACTATGGTACATATTTTTAAACGTGACCACAATCTGCAGTACAATTCACCCACTCACCAATGATCTTTTGCATTCAAAAAATGAAACTAGTAATCCTCTGCAGTGGCCTTCCTTCAAGCACAGTTTGGGCCCTTTCCCTTCCTGTCATAAAAGATATTAAAGTGAGCAGCCAGCATATTTATTCAGCAGGCACACAAGTTGTATCAAACATAAAATCTTCCCAAGGCAGGTTGCCTTGtaacaaacaatttaaaagaacACAAGAGCCTACAGCAGGAAAATGTGTTTAAAAGCAACTAGGTAGGGCTCAGCAGGacctaagaagagtttggatttgatatcccgctttatcactaacctagggagtctcaaagcggttaacattctcctttcccttcctcccccacaacaaacactctgtgaggtgagtggggctgagagacttcaaagaagtgtgactagcccaaggtcacccagcagctgcatgtggaggagcggagacacgaacccggttccccagattacgagtctaccgctcttaaccactacaccacactggctaaatgAAACTTTGTGGAATGAAAAGGTCTTCACAGCACACTGAAAGACAGCAAGAAATGGGGTATTTCCCCTGGCGACAAGCATTTTACAACCAATTTTCCCAATCTCATCTGAACTAATGGTAGGCCAGTCTCTGAAGCCATTCACtacctgcagaccctccaagtgcccctattttccagggacaatcctagATTTACAGATGCCTTCCTGGTTTTTTATTCGATCCCagaacgtcccacttttccttaggacgcccctatttccatcagagaaatgttgggagagTATGGAGCTATTCAGtgctgggttgttttttgggTTTATTTGGTTTTTTGAAAAAGGgatgctggaactcacaatgaacacctcccttgttctcttataatgtcaaCAGTTTCCACCTGAGGTGCCAAAACTCCATTCTgttgagttccggctggggggaaaagccctgcAGTTATGCAACCcaagagccaaggagataactaattacacaacctttagaagacattttaaGTCGTGATGTTTTTGtatagctgcccagagtggctgggacaacccagttagATAAGCAGGGTATAAGTTATTTATAGTATTATTATATTATGACCAaggtgttcctattttcatcggagaaatgttggagggtatgtacctGAATGACACAGTCACTCTCCAGCAGGCAAGTCCTCAGGTCCTCACGCACCCCTGCGCACGCGCGGAAATCCTTCTCTTTATCCTCATAGTACTTGGGCATCGTGGCGGCCGGTTTCCGCCTGGCGCCGCTTTTCGGTGTTGTCTCTCGACTGGCGGCGCCTTCAGCAACCTCAGCCTCTGCCCACCGCAGCCCCAGCAACAGTGTTGGCCGCCATCTTGGCCGACCCTTCTCACCTGCTCAGGGAGTTACTGAAGGGTCGCAGGGAACTACACGTCACTTCCTGTTTCCCCTCCGAGGAGCCATTTTTTTTACATATACAAGTACATTTAATAGACCTGTTCTTTTTTAGTGTAGAGGTGATTTGCCAGTGGCATGTCCAtacaaaaaaagcagcagcagcaaacggATGAAGTTTCTCTTCTATTGAAGGTCGCATCTCCTCTTGGGTCGAAGGCTGATATGTTTACGGCAGCGACTCGTGTCTTTGCTGCTACCATTTGTAAGAAAGGaaggagaatcatagaatgtcagggttggaagggatccccaggaTTCTCAAGCGAAACTATCCATGATCCGTCCTTGAGAACGTCCTGCCCAACCACGGCTTCGTTTAAAAGTTTTGCTGTTTGCCGTCAATTTCTAcgcaagggaaggggaaagaaattgTTCAAGCACAGAATGTAAAGTGAGGggatgctctttttttttttttttgctaaagctCTGAGTGCGCAACCGACACCTAACCGTCGTCCTCTCCACCATCCGGTTTGGGCGGGGCCTACCCGTCATACACCTCGGCGCGCCTGCGCCTTGGGGGGGGGCCTTTTGCCGGAAGTTACTGAGGAAAACACGCAGATCAGCTGCTGTGAgttggcagcggcggcggctgaTAGGCGGCAGAAGGCGTTCCtgttggagggtggggaggaggggagcgcGCCCCTCTAccttccgctcccccccccccggcagcgtCGCCGCGTGAGGGACGCAGGACGTCGGGGCCGGGAGCCGCAGTGCTGCGCGTGGCGGAAGCGGCCACGACGTTCCGTGAGTTCTTTCGCTCGGGGTTCTGGAACGCTCAGGTTCCGCGTCCCTTCTGAGTCCGCGCTTGAGGCGGCAGGGGCTGCGGGCGCCCTCCTTCTGGCCCCTCCCTCAGCTGCACCTGCTCCCCGCATGCACACGCACCCCCTACACCCGTGTCGAGCCAGTGTTAACGAGGGGGCACTTGAGGTCGTGTGAAATGATCCATACCCACTTAGCCACTGACAcaccaggtggggtggggtgaggtgggacAGGCTGCTCGAAACTCGTTGGGTTTCTGCTAAAAGTGACCAGCTGCCTTTGCCCTGATTTATAATCCACTcgtaggaaaaaaaaaaacccgcaccCAGTCAGCTGGCTGGGTGACATATTCTCAAACTACCGGCTGTTACGTCTTTTCTTAACTATTTCTGTTCTgtacccagctagatgggcggggtataaataataatttgttcttCTTCACCTTTGCAAGCCTTCGTTCGCTGCTCTTTATTCCCTCTCCAGTCTCCTTGACTGGCTCACTTTCCTTCCGCATCCATGTCCACTGTGCTTTCTCCATTCCCAGCCCTCGCTAGCCATTTGGGAATCTTGTACAGTATTGTAAGTCATtgagatggggggaggggatagTAGCTAACTTGttacttgtttgcttgtttttcccTTTTAAGCCTGATGCTGGAACTTTCATCCTTGTTCATTTCAAACTCTTAAGCACTAGAGTTGCTTGGCATTTGAGAAATGCATATGGCGGAGACTGATTTTTAACCCTTTGTTAACAAACTTGTAAAGCTTGGTGGTGGAGACTTTAGGGGTGCTTCATGAAGTCATGGTGCAGGATCTGGTCCTTGCTTAGGCCTCATTTTCAGTGAGATGGAAAATGTGTTTGGTACCAGAAACATACATCTCTAATCATAGGCAAAGGTCAAGTGGGAATATGCGAGAGTAAGGCTTGTGGTTGCAACAATGAGCTGTGGGGTTCTTGCTGCATCTGAACTAGGCCTAGATGGTGGGAAGAAAGACTCCACtccagtttttgtgtgtggagggaatTTATTAGTATGGAAGAGCATTTATTGGGGGGAAAGCCTAAAAGGAGAATAGTCAGGACTTCCACAAAGGAAGAAGGTTATCTTTAAATGATGGTGTGTACTGTATcatatatttcaaaatgtgataaGCCAGCCTTATGCATTTGGAGGCTCTCTGGCTcactctgctggatgaagcccTGAACATCTTGCTCTGAAGTCCTGTCCTGACAACACCACTGCTTGCATGTATGTAACAGCCACAGAGTC of the Lacerta agilis isolate rLacAgi1 chromosome 4, rLacAgi1.pri, whole genome shotgun sequence genome contains:
- the LOC117045954 gene encoding cytochrome c oxidase assembly factor 5; the protein is MPKYYEDKEKDFRACAGVREDLRTCLLESDCVIQEGKGPKLCLKEGHCRGLLVSFFECKRSLLDNRARFRGRKGY